One stretch of Emys orbicularis isolate rEmyOrb1 chromosome 7, rEmyOrb1.hap1, whole genome shotgun sequence DNA includes these proteins:
- the LOC135881696 gene encoding 2-hydroxyacylsphingosine 1-beta-galactosyltransferase-like translates to MEMRLPPHPVAVLLMVAAFSLDCCHGAKVLVMPTIVFDSHLRVFMRVAEALNDRGHNATLLLHEGRESEPFLPGLRVQTYRGIFSTESADAWVQEKIKRVFQGKKTSLEIFSFLEKYLENCDLVLGDAALLQQLQGEGFDLFLVDPNEMCGFILAHLLGVKYAVISTGFWYPAEIGATSPIAYVPEFNSLMTDRMGLVGRTWNLLVYVITRIATKLVILPKFDRLMQKHGVEPQKSMLELVYGTSLFFLCNDVVLDFPRPTLPHVIFTGGILAEPEKPLPVGLRRWVEAADAGVVVVSFGIGIRALPSDLVEKMAGAFARLPQRVVWRYFGQKPNNLGENTLMMEWLPQNDLLGHSNVKAFISHCGMNGIFEAIYHGVPIVGFPFYGDQFDIMTRVQAKGMGILMDWSRVSEEDLYQAIVTVLSNPSYNKAAKQISALHRDTPMHALNRTVYWLEYILRHDGAPYLRPAVYDLSFYEYFCLDILALFLLCLASVAYALYKAIVWYWGKSASPMHLNGNCLNGHLMEGKKAQ, encoded by the exons ATGGAGATGAGGCTCCCGCCGCACCCCGTTGCTGTCCTCCTCATGGTGGCCGCTTTCAGTCTGGACTGTTGCCATGGTGCCAAAGTGCTGGTGATGCCCACCATCGTCTTTGACAGCCACCTTCGGGTCTTCATGCGGGTGGCGGAGGCACTGAATGACCGGGGTCACAACGCCACACTTCTCCTCCACGAGGGTCGGGAATCCGAGCCCTTCCTGCCAGGCCTCCGAGTGCAAACGTACAGGGGGATCTTCAGCACGGAGAGCGCGGACGCCTGGGTGCAGGAGAAGATAAAGCGTGTCTTCCAGGGGAAGAAGACCTCCCTGGAGATCTTCTCCTTCCTGGAAAAGTACTTGGAAAACTGTGATCTAGTGCTGGGGGATGCAgccctcctgcagcagctccagggtgAGGGCTTTGACTTGTTCTTGGTAGACCCCAACGAGAtgtgtggcttcattctggcccACCTCCTTGGCGTCAAATACGCCGTGATCTCCACCGGCTTCTGGTACCCAGCTGAGATCGGTGCCACTTCCCCCATCGCCTATGTCCCCGAGTTCAACTCCCTGATGACGGACAGGATGGGGCTGGTGGGCCGGACTTGGAATCTCCTGGTCTACGTGATCACTCGCATCGCCACCAAGCTGGTCATCCTGCCCAAGTTCGACCGCCTCATGCAGAAACACGGGGTGGAGCCGCAgaagtccatgctggagcttgtcTATGGGACCAGCCTCTTCTTCCTGTGCAATGATGTGGTGCTAGACTTTCCCAGGCCCACGCTCCCCCATGTCATTTTCACTGGGGGAATCCTCGCTGAGCCTGAAAAGCCCCTTCCTGTG GGCTTGCGCCGCTGGGTGGAAGCTGCGGATGCTGGTGTTGTCGTTGTCTCCTTTGGCATTGGGATCCGAGCGCTCCCGAGCGACTTGGTGGAGAAGATGGCTGGGGCGTTTGCACGCCTTCCTCAGAGGGTCGTGTGGAG ATACTTTGGTCAGAAGCCAAATAACCTGGGTGAGAATACGCTGATGATGGAGTGGTTGCCCCAGAACGACCTGCTGG GTCACTCCAACGTGAAAGCCTTCATCAGCCACTGTGGGATGAATGGCATATTCGAAGCAATTTATCACGGAGTGCCAATTGTGGGGTTCCCTTTCTATGGGGACCAGTTCGACATCATGACAAGAGTTCAGGCAAAAGGGATGGGGATTCTCATGGACTGGAGCCGAGTAAGCGAAGAGGACCTTTACCAGGCCATAGTCACCGTTCTCTCCAACCCCAG CTACAATAAAGCAGCCAAGCAGATCTCAGCCCTGCACCGAGACACGCCTATGCACGCTCTGAACCGCACGGTGTACTGGCTGGAGTACATCCTCCGCCACGACGGGGCACCGTACCTTCGCCCAGCCGTCTACGACCTCTCCTTCTACGAGTACTTCTGCCTGGATATCCTTGCTCTCTTCCTTCTCTGTCTGGCGTCTGTTGCCTATGCCCTGTACAAAGCCATTGTGTGGTACTGGGGAAAGAGTGCCAGCCCCATGCATCTGAACGGCAACTGTCTGAATGGCCATCTGATGGAGGGGAAGAAGGCGCAGTAG